Proteins from a single region of Streptomyces sp. HUAS 15-9:
- a CDS encoding thioester reductase domain-containing protein, with translation MRDLNDDGGRLTTAEAIERGGGGLGVTDLLARLQTAAAGPAPAPAVRDVDGLAATIATAAGRYLPSGQLAPDADFFDAGGTSVHAVELIAELEDELGIEVDLDDVFADARPISLARRWLPVIAGTESVETGSGTAATEAGSGTAAAPADTGSGAAPAPVSGTAGSAAAVTPAALPLSAAGTLPAPAPRTLPVPAPRTPPAVPGTPRSTTDRHSRARQEDLDQILADLALADRLPFTDVPEPLPPRRILLTGATGFLGGHMLLDLLRHSDAHVYCLVRADDEKAAEARLAQQLRSYRLPWSSEVARRVTVLPGDIRRPRLGLSDELWHSLAHELDSIVGVAAAVDFLRGYQSLRGSNVLGTLTLAELAATGRPKPLHHISSIAVFNEVGITSMGEDDPLAHIDRLISGYDQSKWAAEVALRRARDHGLVVTALRPGGIGGHTRTGAYNPLDLSSGLISAFGRFRTVPAFRYLNAAPVDWVSRVAVAAVCEPDAWGFDYNLTGVPNTLDDVVQDMALGGMHVRVQDWDEWRTDALARLEAEPIPELGFLSRVLQSATALKLVEATLRGPAAGSERTDSLVAALGLPPAARYDARAQMKTFEKLAGDGLARLPHKEDQPYLWFTETTEGTVGPVGANAGTPCSMALTLSIASMYQLVKERRIDVTGEVTCSAIHPGPLTVERGDVWIRPEEGIPQQHGLRHQLLRYRLRLRDADGGQWWLEGRKYARARRDLWRQTRALTVEIGREGEAASLLGEVVVPADSYVRDQIDGIKVDPRLTGQEKRAAKLTWLAWFGLEMGRGLLGPFTRAAADLLDLRRTPTLTEPNR, from the coding sequence ATGCGTGATCTGAACGACGACGGCGGCAGGCTGACGACCGCCGAGGCCATCGAGCGAGGCGGTGGCGGGCTCGGCGTGACCGACCTGCTGGCCCGATTGCAGACCGCGGCGGCCGGACCGGCGCCCGCCCCGGCGGTCCGTGACGTGGACGGCCTCGCGGCCACCATCGCCACCGCCGCGGGCCGCTACCTGCCCTCTGGCCAACTGGCCCCGGACGCCGACTTCTTCGACGCGGGCGGTACGTCCGTCCACGCGGTGGAGCTCATCGCGGAGCTGGAGGACGAGCTGGGCATCGAGGTCGACCTGGACGATGTCTTCGCCGACGCCCGGCCGATCAGCCTGGCCCGGCGCTGGCTCCCGGTGATCGCGGGCACGGAGTCGGTGGAGACCGGTTCCGGCACGGCAGCGACGGAGGCCGGTTCCGGCACGGCAGCGGCCCCCGCGGACACCGGCTCCGGCGCCGCACCGGCCCCGGTGAGCGGCACCGCGGGATCGGCGGCCGCCGTCACACCGGCCGCCCTCCCGCTCTCCGCCGCCGGGACCCTCCCCGCCCCGGCCCCGCGCACCCTCCCCGTCCCGGCGCCCCGCACCCCACCCGCCGTACCCGGCACCCCCCGGTCCACCACCGACCGCCACTCCAGGGCCCGCCAGGAGGACCTCGACCAGATCCTGGCCGACCTCGCGCTCGCCGACCGGCTCCCCTTCACCGACGTACCCGAGCCGCTGCCGCCCCGCCGGATCCTGCTCACCGGCGCCACCGGCTTCCTCGGCGGCCATATGCTGCTCGACCTGCTGCGGCACAGCGACGCCCATGTGTACTGCCTGGTCCGCGCCGACGACGAGAAGGCGGCCGAAGCCCGGCTGGCGCAGCAGCTGCGCAGCTACCGGCTGCCCTGGTCGTCGGAGGTGGCACGCCGGGTGACCGTGCTGCCCGGCGACATCCGCCGCCCGCGTCTCGGTCTGTCCGACGAGCTGTGGCACAGCCTCGCCCATGAACTCGACAGCATCGTCGGCGTCGCGGCGGCCGTGGACTTCCTGCGCGGCTACCAGTCCCTGCGCGGCAGCAACGTGCTCGGCACGCTGACCCTGGCCGAACTCGCGGCGACCGGCCGTCCCAAGCCGCTGCACCACATCTCCTCGATCGCGGTGTTCAACGAGGTCGGCATCACCTCCATGGGCGAGGACGACCCGCTCGCCCACATCGACCGGCTCATCTCCGGCTACGACCAGTCCAAGTGGGCCGCCGAGGTCGCGCTGCGCCGGGCCCGCGACCACGGCCTGGTGGTCACCGCGCTGCGCCCCGGCGGCATCGGCGGCCACACCAGGACCGGCGCCTACAACCCGCTCGACCTCAGCAGCGGTCTGATCTCGGCCTTCGGCCGCTTCCGCACCGTACCGGCGTTCCGCTACCTCAACGCCGCCCCGGTCGACTGGGTGAGCCGGGTCGCCGTCGCCGCGGTCTGCGAGCCGGACGCCTGGGGCTTCGACTACAACCTGACCGGCGTCCCCAACACCCTCGACGACGTCGTACAGGACATGGCGCTCGGCGGGATGCACGTCCGCGTCCAGGACTGGGACGAGTGGCGCACCGACGCGCTGGCCCGGCTCGAGGCCGAACCGATACCCGAACTGGGCTTCCTGAGCCGGGTGTTGCAGAGCGCCACCGCCCTCAAGCTGGTCGAGGCCACGCTGAGGGGACCCGCCGCCGGCAGCGAGCGCACCGACTCCCTCGTCGCGGCCCTCGGCCTGCCGCCCGCGGCCCGCTACGACGCACGGGCCCAGATGAAGACCTTCGAGAAGCTCGCCGGTGACGGCCTGGCCCGGCTGCCCCACAAGGAGGACCAGCCCTACCTGTGGTTCACCGAGACGACCGAGGGCACCGTCGGTCCGGTCGGCGCGAACGCAGGGACACCCTGCTCGATGGCGCTCACCCTGTCCATCGCGAGCATGTACCAGCTGGTGAAGGAACGCCGGATCGACGTCACCGGCGAAGTGACCTGCTCCGCGATCCACCCCGGTCCGCTGACCGTCGAGCGCGGCGACGTCTGGATCCGTCCTGAGGAGGGCATCCCGCAGCAGCACGGCCTCAGGCACCAACTCCTGCGCTACCGGCTGCGGTTGCGCGATGCCGACGGCGGACAGTGGTGGCTGGAGGGCCGCAAGTACGCCCGCGCCCGCCGCGATCTGTGGCGGCAGACCCGCGCCCTGACCGTCGAGATCGGCCGCGAGGGCGAGGCCGCGAGCCTGCTCGGCGAGGTCGTCGTACCCGCCGATTCCTACGTCCGCGACCAGATCGACGGCATCAAGGTCGACCCGCGCCTGACCGGTCAGGAGAAGCGGGCCGCCAAGCTGACCTGGCTCGCCTGGTTCGGCCTGGAGATGGGCCGCGGACTGCTCGGCCCGTTCACCCGGGCCGCCGCGGACCTGCTCGACCTGCGCCGCACCCCGACCCTCACGGAGCCCAACCGATGA